From Companilactobacillus heilongjiangensis, one genomic window encodes:
- a CDS encoding MerR family transcriptional regulator codes for MKISEVSKTVGLSIPTIRYYCDLGLVPSIQRDLDGERVFDDESITWLKGIKFQRDLGLSLSEIQTYLQLSQKTGPAALKKRHALLLEQRKKAQSDLDAATERLNCLDEKIRLEEAIIKGTKKDSLSAARRFSQ; via the coding sequence TTGAAAATTTCTGAAGTAAGTAAAACGGTCGGTCTTTCAATTCCAACTATTCGTTATTACTGCGACCTTGGCTTGGTCCCTTCCATTCAGCGTGATCTTGACGGTGAAAGAGTTTTCGACGATGAATCCATCACTTGGCTGAAAGGTATTAAGTTTCAAAGGGACTTGGGATTGTCGCTTTCTGAAATTCAAACGTACTTACAATTGAGTCAGAAAACCGGTCCTGCAGCTTTGAAAAAACGTCACGCATTGTTGTTAGAGCAACGAAAAAAAGCCCAGTCAGACCTTGATGCGGCCACTGAGCGGTTAAATTGTTTGGATGAAAAGATTAGGTTAGAAGAAGCTATTATTAAAGGTACTAAGAAGGATAGCTTGAGTGCTGCAAGAAGATTTAGCCAATAG
- a CDS encoding DNA/RNA non-specific endonuclease, protein MKKLVRFLVLLALVPATATVTTQSQAASKSNVKTEYVKNYSYQKKTKKLVSKNKQLKKSISKLQQEIADNQKFLDDHNNKPTQTAANTDLANMNYNGTQEIVVNNNNPSFNQDDLSTAKGAWQQYGDLDNLNRVTAANALLNISLMPSAKREPLHWNPTGWHNKKINGGWLYNRSHLIGYQLTGQNNNPKNLMTGTRSLNSPEMLAHEMDIAYYLKQSSSHYIRYRVTPVFRGDELLPRGVQMEAQSIGDNAVHFNVYIFNVQSGVTLNYADGTSQIG, encoded by the coding sequence ATGAAAAAGTTAGTTAGATTTTTAGTTTTATTAGCCTTAGTTCCAGCCACGGCAACAGTCACAACGCAGAGTCAGGCTGCTTCTAAGAGCAATGTTAAAACTGAATATGTGAAGAATTACTCTTATCAAAAGAAAACTAAGAAGTTAGTTTCAAAAAATAAGCAACTCAAGAAATCAATTTCTAAACTTCAACAAGAGATTGCGGACAATCAAAAGTTCCTTGATGATCACAACAACAAGCCAACTCAAACAGCTGCTAATACTGATTTAGCCAATATGAATTACAATGGCACGCAGGAAATAGTCGTCAATAACAATAATCCTAGCTTTAACCAAGACGATTTGAGTACAGCTAAAGGTGCTTGGCAACAGTATGGCGACCTCGATAATCTCAACCGAGTTACTGCCGCTAACGCATTGTTGAATATTTCACTTATGCCATCAGCTAAACGGGAACCTTTACATTGGAATCCAACAGGCTGGCACAATAAGAAAATCAATGGTGGCTGGCTTTACAACCGCAGTCATTTAATTGGTTATCAGTTAACAGGCCAAAATAATAATCCGAAAAATTTGATGACTGGGACACGTTCATTGAACAGTCCAGAAATGTTAGCACACGAAATGGATATTGCTTATTATTTGAAACAAAGTAGTTCACATTACATTAGATATCGTGTCACACCAGTCTTTCGTGGGGATGAATTGTTGCCACGTGGTGTTCAGATGGAAGCACAATCGATTGGTGACAATGCCGTTCACTTCAATGTTTACATTTTTAATGTTCAGTCAGGTGTCACACTAAATTACGCAGACGGAACAAGTCAAATTGGATAA
- the cas9 gene encoding type II CRISPR RNA-guided endonuclease Cas9 (Cas9, originally named Csn1, is the large, multifunctional signature protein of type II CRISPR/Cas systems. It is well known even to general audiences because its RNA-guided endonuclease activity has made it a popular tool for custom editing of eukaryotic genomes.): MSKKDSEYYIGLDIGTNSVGWAVTNGKYDLLNIKKKNLWGVRLFEAAESAAGRRINRSTRRRYRRRRNRINWLNEIFADELSKVDPSFLTRLNSSWISKKDSSRTRDKYNLFMDADYTDKNYHHKYPTIYHLRRDLMFDDKQFDIRLVYLALHNIIKYRGNFTYDHRKFNVSEMSSNLTKALENFNQELMEFEDAFPDNTDYSAISEVLLKSNNVSTKIDEIISNLELDKDTKKYLKEVLKLILGNSANLNTIFHTSLDKDDEKLSLSAKDIELKLNNLDSLLSDEQIHFISSANELYSSITLNDILDGKTYLSLAKIKQYDTHCSDLQELKEMWYKTTNPDLIKKSRKAYKEYVHGSYNTEDFYKAISPFLKIAIPEDLAKDALKKIDANTYLPKQRTSNNGVIPFQLNLIELEKIIDNQSKYYPFLKENREKIISILSFRIPYYVGPIQAPTDKNFSWMVKKIQAKARPWNFDEVIDREKSSNNFIKRMTTTDTYLVGEPVLPKNSLIYQKFEVLNELNNIRISKNLSQDPLGSKLSVEVKQQIFEELFKRYKTVKSDQLKKWLIRNSYFTDPTIIGLSKPSEFNSSLSTFIDMKAIFGMDFVNNPRNSSQLEELAEWLTVFEDKQILSEKIRHSNYPYSDQQIRKISNMRYRGWGRISKKLLCDIKVESTIYKSHQLHPYSILDLMWSTNNNFYSILHKDKYNFESILEDYNLGTDDKTDINELVDNIHTSPALKRGIIQSINIVKELVKFMGHAPQHIFLEFTREDKTSTLSESRKKRLKKLYNNLSEDTKKFKLDLRDYLVPDKSIQKELESHDKDLSKERLMLYFLQNGKSLYSDEALDINRLSEYQVDHILPRTYIKDDSLENKALVLAKENQRKADDLLLQPSIINKNMERWIYMKDHGMISPKKFKNLTRTTITEDDKVHFINRQLVQTSQIIKNVANILDNMYKEQGTTCVETKANLSSAFRTAFSEQDDKYHFKHPEFIKNRDVNDFHHAQDAYLACLLGLYRIQRFPSDEMLLIKKEYRKFFAQAQNSVKNHGKIPDSQKNGFILAPLVNGETLINNKTMETIWNMDYKRKVIKIFNYKQYNITKRTEIKTGEFYKQTLYSPHDENVKNPIPQKKNLDPKIYGGYSGVQSSYLAIIKVDQKKPTMVSVPIRFSKMIDDGKLSLQSWLENNIKHKKTIEVLKTKIPIGQLTYNPKNGYLSVQSEKEIANAQQLFLPFEHVALLTLLHAPTSEYDQILSFYDTDILLEIFDEITNKIKTFFPFYIDEQEYLVSIRENFQSATVIEKVNVLQQLLIMLHANSSRISIKLGEVSKKDLGRKKKRIPLENTDLVYQSVTGLYQTKFHID, encoded by the coding sequence ATGAGTAAGAAAGATTCAGAATACTATATTGGATTGGACATTGGTACAAATTCCGTTGGTTGGGCCGTTACCAATGGTAAATATGACTTATTAAACATTAAAAAAAAGAATTTATGGGGAGTTCGACTCTTTGAAGCTGCGGAATCGGCTGCTGGTCGTCGTATCAATCGCTCTACAAGACGACGCTATCGCCGTAGACGTAATCGAATCAACTGGTTGAACGAAATTTTTGCTGACGAACTATCAAAAGTTGACCCATCATTTTTAACCAGATTAAACTCTTCTTGGATCTCAAAGAAAGATTCTTCACGAACACGTGATAAATATAATTTATTTATGGATGCCGACTATACTGACAAAAATTATCATCATAAGTACCCTACTATCTATCATTTAAGACGTGATTTGATGTTTGATGATAAACAATTTGACATCAGACTAGTTTATTTGGCCTTACACAACATAATAAAATACCGTGGCAATTTTACCTATGATCATCGTAAATTCAACGTTTCAGAAATGAGTAGCAATCTTACAAAAGCACTAGAAAATTTCAATCAAGAACTTATGGAATTTGAAGATGCCTTTCCTGATAATACTGACTATTCAGCAATTTCTGAAGTATTATTAAAATCGAATAATGTTTCAACGAAAATTGACGAAATCATTTCAAATTTAGAATTAGACAAGGATACAAAGAAATATCTAAAAGAAGTATTGAAACTAATTTTAGGTAATTCCGCAAATCTAAATACAATTTTCCATACTTCCTTAGATAAAGATGATGAGAAACTTTCATTATCCGCTAAAGATATTGAATTGAAGCTTAACAATCTCGATAGCCTTTTGTCTGATGAACAAATTCATTTTATTTCTTCTGCAAATGAACTCTATAGTTCCATTACTTTAAATGACATTCTGGATGGCAAGACATACTTAAGTTTAGCCAAAATCAAACAGTATGATACACATTGTTCAGACCTTCAAGAACTAAAAGAAATGTGGTATAAAACCACAAACCCAGATTTAATCAAGAAATCACGAAAGGCCTACAAAGAATATGTTCACGGATCATATAATACTGAGGACTTTTACAAAGCTATTTCGCCATTTTTAAAAATTGCTATTCCTGAAGACCTTGCCAAAGATGCTTTGAAAAAGATAGATGCTAATACGTATCTTCCAAAACAACGTACTAGTAATAATGGTGTAATTCCTTTTCAATTAAATCTCATTGAATTAGAAAAAATCATCGATAATCAAAGTAAATATTATCCATTTTTAAAAGAGAATCGTGAAAAAATCATTTCAATTCTAAGTTTCAGAATTCCATATTATGTAGGACCTATCCAAGCTCCTACTGACAAGAACTTCTCTTGGATGGTAAAGAAAATACAAGCAAAAGCTAGACCTTGGAATTTTGATGAAGTTATTGACCGAGAAAAGTCTTCAAATAACTTTATTAAACGTATGACAACAACTGATACTTATTTAGTCGGAGAACCCGTACTACCTAAAAATAGTTTAATCTATCAAAAATTTGAAGTTCTTAATGAACTTAACAACATTAGGATTAGTAAAAACTTATCCCAAGATCCTTTAGGTTCAAAATTATCTGTAGAAGTAAAACAACAAATTTTTGAAGAACTCTTCAAAAGATATAAAACTGTTAAGAGTGACCAATTAAAAAAATGGTTGATAAGGAACAGTTACTTTACTGACCCTACAATTATCGGACTATCTAAACCTTCAGAATTTAATTCAAGCTTATCCACCTTTATTGATATGAAAGCAATCTTTGGTATGGACTTTGTCAACAATCCAAGGAATTCTTCACAGTTAGAAGAATTAGCTGAATGGCTAACAGTTTTTGAAGACAAACAAATACTATCTGAAAAAATCCGACATTCTAATTATCCTTACAGTGACCAGCAAATAAGAAAGATATCAAATATGCGTTATCGAGGTTGGGGGAGAATTTCTAAAAAATTACTCTGTGATATAAAGGTAGAATCTACCATCTATAAGTCCCACCAATTACACCCTTACTCTATTCTTGATTTAATGTGGTCAACTAATAATAACTTTTATAGTATTCTTCACAAGGATAAATACAATTTTGAATCTATCCTGGAAGATTACAATCTAGGCACTGACGACAAAACCGACATCAATGAATTGGTTGACAATATTCATACCTCCCCTGCTTTAAAACGAGGGATTATTCAATCAATTAACATTGTTAAGGAGTTAGTAAAATTCATGGGGCATGCTCCACAACATATCTTCTTAGAATTCACGCGTGAGGATAAAACTTCTACACTATCTGAATCCAGAAAGAAACGTTTAAAAAAACTCTATAACAACCTGTCTGAGGATACAAAGAAATTCAAACTCGATTTGCGTGATTACTTGGTACCAGACAAAAGTATTCAAAAAGAATTAGAAAGTCATGACAAGGATCTTTCTAAAGAAAGATTAATGCTATATTTCTTACAAAATGGAAAATCGTTATATTCTGACGAAGCACTGGACATTAATCGACTATCTGAATATCAAGTAGATCATATTTTGCCACGCACATACATTAAAGATGATTCTCTAGAAAATAAAGCCTTGGTATTGGCCAAGGAGAATCAAAGAAAAGCCGATGATTTATTACTCCAACCTTCAATCATTAACAAAAATATGGAACGATGGATCTACATGAAGGACCACGGAATGATTAGCCCTAAGAAATTCAAAAATTTAACTAGAACCACAATTACTGAGGATGATAAAGTACATTTTATTAATCGCCAATTAGTACAGACATCTCAAATAATTAAAAACGTTGCCAACATACTCGACAATATGTATAAAGAACAAGGAACAACTTGCGTCGAAACTAAGGCTAATCTATCGAGTGCATTTAGAACTGCATTTAGTGAGCAAGACGATAAGTATCACTTCAAACATCCCGAATTTATCAAGAATCGTGATGTTAACGACTTTCACCATGCTCAAGATGCTTATTTAGCTTGTCTCTTAGGACTATATCGTATTCAAAGATTTCCAAGTGATGAAATGCTATTAATAAAAAAAGAATATCGAAAATTCTTTGCTCAGGCTCAAAATAGCGTGAAGAATCATGGCAAAATTCCAGACAGTCAAAAAAATGGCTTTATTTTGGCTCCATTAGTTAATGGGGAAACATTAATAAACAATAAAACCATGGAAACTATTTGGAATATGGATTATAAAAGAAAAGTAATTAAAATCTTCAATTATAAGCAATACAACATCACCAAAAGAACAGAAATTAAAACTGGAGAGTTTTATAAACAAACACTATATTCACCCCATGATGAGAATGTTAAAAATCCAATTCCTCAAAAAAAGAATCTGGACCCTAAAATCTATGGCGGATACAGTGGCGTACAATCATCTTACTTAGCAATAATTAAAGTAGATCAAAAAAAGCCAACAATGGTATCTGTTCCTATAAGATTTTCTAAAATGATTGATGATGGTAAACTATCACTGCAATCATGGCTTGAAAATAATATTAAACATAAAAAAACGATAGAAGTCTTAAAAACTAAGATTCCTATCGGTCAATTAACTTATAACCCAAAGAACGGTTATCTATCGGTACAATCTGAAAAAGAAATAGCAAACGCACAACAATTATTTCTTCCATTCGAACATGTTGCTTTGCTAACATTACTACATGCTCCAACCTCAGAATATGATCAAATACTATCATTTTACGATACAGATATCCTTTTAGAAATATTCGATGAAATCACAAATAAAATTAAAACTTTTTTCCCTTTTTACATTGATGAACAAGAATATTTAGTTTCTATAAGGGAAAACTTCCAGTCAGCAACTGTAATAGAAAAGGTTAATGTACTTCAACAATTATTAATAATGCTTCATGCCAATTCAAGCCGTATCTCAATTAAACTTGGAGAAGTGTCAAAAAAAGATCTTGGTAGAAAAAAGAAAAGAATCCCATTGGAAAATACAGACTTAGTCTATCAATCAGTAACGGGATTATACCAAACTAAATTCCACATTGATTAA
- the cas1 gene encoding type II CRISPR-associated endonuclease Cas1 gives MGWRTIYITQKAKLSYKANHLLIQTDMDLKQIPFHQINCIVIATTQSVITGYLVSELIENNIKVVFCSPDHNPCAELNGYYNNIQRNQNIEDQISWSIPAKQELWTDIVKNKIENQIALMEKDNLDTSDIVTEYSSIQANDSTNREAVIARKYFPALFNEDFTRGSDSKVNAMLNYGYTILLSATNQEVAAQGYLTQLGIHHHSLRNCFNLSSDLMEPFRQFVDSKVLERIDYDFDEYVKLELVDVLNHEITYNDKTFILKNALSQYIHDCFSFLNSQRDTIGKVGFKNEV, from the coding sequence ATGGGTTGGAGGACTATTTATATAACGCAAAAAGCCAAGCTTTCGTATAAGGCTAATCATTTATTGATCCAAACGGATATGGATTTGAAACAAATACCATTTCACCAAATAAATTGTATCGTTATTGCCACCACGCAATCGGTAATTACCGGCTATTTAGTTTCAGAATTGATTGAAAATAATATCAAAGTTGTCTTCTGTTCCCCCGATCACAATCCTTGTGCTGAATTAAATGGCTATTACAATAATATTCAACGTAATCAAAATATCGAAGATCAAATTTCTTGGAGCATTCCTGCCAAGCAAGAACTATGGACAGACATTGTTAAAAATAAAATTGAGAATCAAATCGCACTCATGGAAAAAGATAATCTAGATACTTCTGACATCGTTACGGAATACTCGTCTATTCAAGCAAATGATTCAACCAATCGTGAAGCTGTGATTGCTAGAAAATACTTTCCCGCCCTATTCAACGAAGATTTTACTAGAGGGTCTGATTCCAAAGTAAACGCCATGTTAAATTACGGCTACACGATCCTTTTATCAGCAACCAATCAAGAAGTTGCTGCACAAGGATATTTAACACAATTAGGCATTCATCATCATAGTTTAAGAAACTGTTTCAATCTATCTAGTGATTTAATGGAACCATTTAGGCAATTTGTTGATTCTAAAGTTTTAGAACGAATAGACTATGATTTTGATGAATACGTCAAGCTTGAATTGGTTGATGTATTGAATCACGAAATAACATACAATGATAAGACTTTTATTTTAAAAAATGCTCTATCTCAATATATTCATGACTGTTTCTCATTTTTAAATTCTCAGCGAGACACAATCGGTAAGGTAGGGTTTAAAAATGAGGTGTAG
- the cas2 gene encoding CRISPR-associated endonuclease Cas2 — translation MIMFDLPTLTAMDRRNYRQFRKKLLQDGFTMMQESIYTCILIDRQAANLLNNKISLYAPKKGLVQSLIVTEKQFASMNFLTGEKDNSEENTFERLTVI, via the coding sequence ATGATTATGTTTGATTTACCTACTCTGACTGCAATGGATAGAAGAAACTATCGACAATTTCGAAAAAAGTTACTTCAAGATGGATTTACTATGATGCAGGAGTCTATTTATACCTGTATTTTGATTGATCGACAAGCCGCTAACTTATTGAATAACAAAATATCCTTATACGCCCCCAAAAAAGGACTAGTACAGTCACTCATTGTTACCGAAAAGCAGTTTGCCTCAATGAACTTCTTGACTGGAGAAAAAGATAACTCAGAAGAGAATACCTTCGAGAGGTTGACGGTAATATGA
- the csn2 gene encoding type II-A CRISPR-associated protein Csn2: MTNSITIFPYQPFEIGSGLTLFNFQNKSEFSQLIFRLHNLKKHTTLTDDTNRILHFYTDPKNPFDENIKDVELLGDLNSFDINSATQLKIILKKVVANSTIIKDEIEGANSELNNLVFEAITQYTVPLSMDFYANFEKILKAKGVFVDTSKWQNYCDKIMDVISFYSEFSSKKLLVFYGLERLLSLDQLNEIDEYLKSVDLTIISLESYPMLLKEKGLNIKVYSIDNDHVRFDY, from the coding sequence ATGACAAATTCAATTACTATTTTCCCTTACCAACCTTTTGAAATAGGATCTGGTTTGACATTATTTAATTTTCAAAATAAAAGTGAATTCTCTCAGCTAATTTTTAGACTTCATAACCTCAAAAAGCACACAACATTGACAGACGATACAAATCGAATTTTACACTTTTATACTGATCCGAAAAATCCGTTTGATGAAAATATTAAGGATGTGGAATTGCTCGGTGATCTCAATAGTTTTGACATCAATTCAGCTACACAATTAAAAATCATTTTAAAGAAGGTGGTAGCCAATTCAACTATTATTAAAGACGAAATTGAAGGAGCAAATTCTGAATTAAACAATTTAGTTTTTGAAGCAATCACTCAGTATACGGTCCCCTTAAGTATGGATTTCTATGCTAATTTTGAAAAGATTTTAAAAGCTAAAGGAGTTTTTGTGGATACTAGCAAATGGCAGAATTACTGTGATAAGATTATGGACGTAATCAGTTTTTATTCAGAATTTTCCAGCAAAAAATTGTTAGTTTTCTACGGTTTGGAACGTCTGCTTAGCTTGGATCAGTTAAACGAGATTGATGAATATCTAAAATCTGTTGATTTAACAATTATTTCTTTAGAGTCATATCCAATGTTATTGAAGGAGAAAGGCCTTAATATCAAGGTTTACTCCATTGATAATGATCACGTTAGATTTGATTATTAG
- a CDS encoding flavodoxin domain-containing protein yields MKVLLTYTSMTGRNEKIANYLADYLKEKGADVDLEEIIDTDAFGLTDYDAVIVESYTYHDGEVPDEAQDFYEDLADVDLERTKFAVLGSSSKKHIHFGRAVDYFTMQLNSSNGEQVSDSVKIDQDPDEDDFKRVRDLGDRVLKSLK; encoded by the coding sequence ATGAAGGTACTTTTAACATATACAAGCATGACTGGTCGTAATGAAAAGATTGCTAATTATTTGGCCGACTATTTAAAAGAAAAAGGCGCTGATGTCGATTTAGAAGAAATTATCGATACAGATGCCTTTGGATTGACGGATTATGACGCTGTGATCGTAGAAAGTTATACATATCACGATGGTGAAGTCCCTGACGAGGCTCAAGATTTTTATGAAGATTTAGCTGACGTTGATTTGGAAAGAACTAAGTTTGCGGTGTTAGGTTCTAGTTCAAAGAAACATATTCACTTTGGCCGTGCCGTTGATTATTTCACGATGCAACTTAACTCTAGCAACGGGGAACAAGTTAGCGATTCTGTGAAGATTGATCAGGACCCTGATGAAGATGATTTCAAGCGAGTTAGAGATTTGGGCGATAGAGTTTTGAAGAGTTTGAAATAA
- a CDS encoding NAD(P)-dependent oxidoreductase, with the protein MKIAVIGANGKEGSLIVKEALSRNLDVTSIVRDAKKSPTDKYLVRDVYSLKAEDIKDFDVLVDALGFFGPSVKEYVPAMEHLIEIIGNAKTRLLVVGGAGSLYVDKAHTTKLYQQADFPDAIKPLSEEMAKSLDILRDSKIDWTFISPAADFQAKAERTGKYVLAGEELTFNDEGKSEISYADFALAMVDEILADKHSKERISVRW; encoded by the coding sequence ATGAAAATAGCAGTAATTGGGGCAAATGGTAAAGAAGGTTCTTTGATTGTCAAAGAGGCTTTAAGTAGAAATTTGGATGTGACTTCAATCGTACGTGATGCGAAGAAATCACCAACTGATAAATATTTAGTAAGAGATGTTTACAGTTTGAAAGCTGAGGATATTAAAGATTTTGATGTGTTGGTTGACGCTTTAGGATTCTTTGGACCATCTGTTAAAGAGTACGTTCCCGCAATGGAACATTTGATTGAAATTATTGGAAATGCTAAAACTAGATTATTGGTTGTTGGTGGCGCAGGATCACTTTATGTTGATAAGGCTCATACAACTAAACTTTACCAACAAGCTGATTTTCCCGATGCTATTAAACCTTTGAGTGAAGAAATGGCCAAGTCATTGGATATTTTGCGTGATAGCAAGATTGATTGGACATTTATCAGTCCAGCAGCCGATTTCCAAGCTAAAGCAGAACGCACTGGCAAGTATGTTTTAGCTGGTGAAGAATTAACTTTTAATGATGAAGGAAAAAGTGAAATAAGTTACGCTGACTTTGCATTGGCGATGGTTGATGAAATTTTGGCAGACAAGCATTCTAAAGAACGTATTAGTGTAAGGTGGTAA
- a CDS encoding histidine phosphatase family protein has product MAYQIYLVRHGKTWYNEYEKMQGWSDTPLTDEGVAVAQKAAESLRTVDFAAAVTSDMKRAVDTTRIITRRNINNLVPQELSEFREQFYGYFEGRSIDESWFAIGKPHQARTFTDIVKKYGFDATMDFVKEADPLHDAESAQEYWSRIDRGFKKIDQIAHDGDKILLVTHSITILGLAVRYKTPELEINDIPANASLTLMERDNGVNKLTKYNQSLI; this is encoded by the coding sequence ATGGCATATCAAATTTATTTAGTACGACACGGTAAAACTTGGTACAACGAATATGAAAAGATGCAAGGTTGGTCCGACACTCCGCTAACAGACGAGGGCGTTGCCGTGGCACAAAAAGCTGCTGAATCTTTACGAACTGTTGATTTTGCAGCTGCCGTGACCTCAGATATGAAACGTGCAGTCGATACAACACGTATCATTACAAGAAGAAATATAAATAACTTAGTTCCCCAAGAACTTTCCGAATTCAGAGAGCAATTCTATGGCTATTTTGAAGGCCGCAGTATTGATGAATCCTGGTTTGCCATCGGAAAACCACATCAAGCCAGAACATTTACCGACATTGTTAAAAAATATGGCTTTGACGCCACCATGGATTTTGTAAAAGAAGCTGATCCACTTCACGATGCCGAAAGTGCCCAAGAATATTGGAGCCGAATCGACCGTGGATTTAAGAAAATTGATCAGATTGCTCACGACGGAGATAAAATTCTCTTAGTAACACACAGCATCACTATTTTGGGCCTAGCAGTCCGTTATAAGACACCCGAATTAGAGATAAATGATATTCCAGCAAATGCCAGTTTGACACTCATGGAGCGTGATAATGGCGTTAACAAGTTAACTAAATATAATCAGTCACTAATTTAG
- a CDS encoding histidine phosphatase family protein translates to MAKYQIYLVRHGRTWFNKYNKMQGWSDTPLAPEGVEVAKKAAHALKDVDFAAAFSSDARRAIDTCKLIVDENINHDKITPQKLMEFREEFYGYYEGMNSPEAWFMVGEPHGAKSFAEIIAKYGMDATKDFMKEADPFHDAENAEEYWNRVNKGFEKLDEIAKDGDKILLVSHGTTIRSITDRYNDGNFDVTVSPRNSSLTMMTRDNGENKVTSYNQLLD, encoded by the coding sequence ATGGCAAAATATCAAATTTACCTAGTTCGTCACGGACGTACTTGGTTTAACAAATACAATAAAATGCAAGGTTGGTCCGATACTCCCCTTGCCCCAGAAGGAGTCGAAGTCGCTAAGAAAGCAGCACATGCTTTGAAAGACGTCGACTTTGCGGCCGCATTTTCTTCAGATGCCAGACGAGCAATCGATACTTGCAAATTAATTGTGGATGAAAATATCAACCACGATAAAATCACACCTCAAAAATTAATGGAGTTTCGTGAAGAATTCTACGGTTATTACGAGGGTATGAATTCTCCCGAAGCTTGGTTCATGGTCGGTGAACCCCACGGAGCCAAGAGTTTCGCAGAAATTATTGCAAAGTATGGTATGGACGCCACAAAAGACTTCATGAAAGAAGCCGATCCATTCCACGATGCCGAAAACGCTGAAGAATATTGGAACCGTGTTAACAAAGGCTTCGAAAAACTCGATGAAATTGCCAAAGATGGCGACAAAATTCTCTTAGTTTCACACGGAACAACAATTCGTTCAATCACAGACCGTTATAACGATGGTAACTTTGACGTAACGGTAAGTCCTAGAAATTCTAGTTTAACAATGATGACACGTGATAACGGTGAAAACAAGGTAACAAGTTACAATCAATTATTAGATTAA